A DNA window from Flavisolibacter ginsenosidimutans contains the following coding sequences:
- a CDS encoding TIR domain-containing protein gives MVIIDNNTDEGKNEQGKDYIVRELLNNNGVFNFYLLDGRRFKNETERFAIIESLKNEGYIRRVEGAIGQTYMLTDRFRNEQLMMYKDLAVRKLDQMPDSEISLNQFISELLVPDMYQSDFKKFLELGGYIIITTKTRQGDFFKKGHQMSLYFLNSLMQENKARQKNSASLQKNIVQERSTSESLNTIDMKSAEHKKLKIFIGWSGEKSMAMAKRLYEWLPSIVPDIVIFFSPAISGGANWSNEIARWLKEADYGILCLTNDNLNSPWINFEAGALWKGIGETPVCPLLLNINSRQLTGPLNTFQSKNFDEEGIKQLCRLLAEKTNLDARRVDISFKGIWHQLNKEMNDDLERISKAEPQDQRPYGLKITSPIELNELSTPVRVSGTYDILPPHGIVHAIVLNPRTNEYWPKKHLMYDKRNKTWETEVDIDIKSTQAEERIILIATIGPCMKTLIDFRKKVYDKTKQALGLDDSPILHDDIDVHDEIKIKIASNKKL, from the coding sequence ATGGTTATAATAGATAACAATACTGATGAAGGTAAAAACGAGCAAGGTAAAGATTATATCGTCCGAGAGCTTTTAAACAATAATGGTGTATTTAACTTTTACCTTCTTGACGGAAGAAGATTTAAAAATGAAACAGAGCGCTTTGCAATAATAGAATCGTTAAAAAACGAAGGCTATATAAGAAGAGTAGAAGGCGCGATTGGGCAAACGTATATGTTAACTGACCGCTTTCGCAACGAACAGCTAATGATGTACAAAGACCTTGCGGTAAGAAAGTTGGATCAAATGCCAGATAGTGAAATATCATTAAATCAGTTTATTTCAGAATTGCTTGTACCGGATATGTATCAAAGTGATTTCAAAAAATTTCTCGAACTAGGAGGATATATTATCATCACTACAAAAACACGACAGGGAGATTTTTTCAAAAAAGGGCATCAAATGAGTTTATACTTTTTGAACTCTTTAATGCAAGAAAACAAGGCAAGGCAAAAAAATTCTGCGTCGTTGCAGAAAAATATTGTGCAAGAAAGAAGTACTAGCGAATCCCTAAATACAATCGACATGAAAAGTGCAGAACACAAAAAGCTAAAAATTTTTATTGGTTGGTCAGGAGAAAAAAGCATGGCCATGGCAAAAAGACTTTATGAGTGGTTGCCATCAATCGTTCCAGACATTGTAATATTTTTCTCTCCAGCAATCTCCGGTGGCGCTAATTGGTCTAATGAAATTGCAAGGTGGCTTAAAGAAGCAGATTATGGAATTCTCTGTTTAACGAATGACAATTTGAATTCTCCATGGATAAATTTTGAGGCTGGGGCATTATGGAAAGGCATTGGAGAAACTCCCGTTTGCCCTCTGCTATTGAATATTAACTCGAGGCAGTTGACCGGCCCATTAAATACATTTCAATCTAAAAATTTTGATGAAGAAGGCATTAAACAACTATGCAGATTGTTAGCGGAAAAAACAAATCTAGATGCGAGGAGAGTAGATATTAGCTTTAAAGGCATCTGGCATCAACTAAATAAAGAAATGAATGATGACCTTGAGCGAATCAGTAAAGCTGAACCACAAGATCAAAGGCCTTATGGCTTGAAGATAACTTCACCTATAGAACTTAACGAATTGAGCACTCCCGTAAGGGTTTCCGGGACTTATGACATTCTTCCACCGCACGGCATTGTTCATGCTATTGTACTAAACCCAAGAACAAATGAATATTGGCCCAAAAAACATTTGATGTACGATAAACGAAATAAGACATGGGAAACTGAGGTTGATATTGATATTAAATCCACTCAAGCCGAGGAACGTATCATTCTTATTGCAACGATTGGTCCATGTATGAAAACCTTAATTGACTTTCGAAAAAAAGTTTACGATAAAACAAAGCAGGCTTTAGGTTTAGATGACAGTCCAATCTTGCACGATGATATAGATGTACATGATGAGATTAAAATAAAAATTGCATCAAACAAGAAATTATAA
- a CDS encoding DUF1415 domain-containing protein has product MYFWAMSHQPAPEAANETVVAQTKKWILDVVVGCNFCPFAGREVKRGTVAYEVLKTGSAQTVLAAFEAAMKKLDANTEIETMLLILPQGFGRFADYLKLVSGAERTIKKKGYEGVYQVASFHPQYLFAGSSTSDPANYTNRSPYPMLHLLREDSVSKAIASYPDTHKIPQRNIAFAKEKGLAYMQALLAASLGVSE; this is encoded by the coding sequence ATGTATTTTTGGGCAATGAGTCACCAGCCGGCGCCAGAAGCAGCCAACGAAACCGTCGTTGCGCAAACAAAAAAATGGATTCTTGACGTTGTAGTGGGTTGCAACTTCTGCCCCTTCGCCGGACGGGAAGTAAAACGCGGCACCGTTGCTTACGAGGTCTTAAAAACGGGTTCGGCTCAAACGGTGCTGGCGGCTTTTGAAGCGGCCATGAAGAAGCTTGATGCAAATACAGAAATCGAAACCATGCTCCTCATTCTTCCGCAGGGCTTTGGCCGCTTTGCCGATTACCTGAAACTGGTAAGCGGTGCTGAACGAACAATAAAGAAAAAAGGCTACGAAGGCGTGTATCAGGTGGCTTCTTTTCATCCGCAGTATTTGTTTGCCGGCAGTTCCACTTCCGATCCGGCTAATTACACCAACCGCTCGCCTTATCCCATGCTGCACCTGTTGCGGGAAGACAGCGTGAGCAAGGCCATTGCAAGCTATCCCGACACGCACAAAATACCGCAGAGGAACATTGCTTTTGCCAAAGAAAAAGGATTGGCTTACATGCAGGCTTTGCTGGCGGCTTCGTTGGGTGTTAGTGAGTAA
- a CDS encoding GNAT family N-acetyltransferase: MNQLPQLSTNRLLLRSLQVTDIASLVKYANNKAIADNVLNIPHPYTEKDAVFWLNFVLQGFQHKERFVFAIVQKEGSEFIGAIGLHPAGKHDNAEMGYWLGEPFWGGGLMTEAAGVVLKFGFEELNLHKIYATHFTDNIASGKVMVNNGMIKEGELKDQYKVGDVYKSVIQYRLLKNEWAEMANASHA, encoded by the coding sequence ATGAACCAGCTTCCTCAACTCAGCACAAACCGGTTGTTGCTTCGCAGCTTGCAGGTAACGGACATCGCCTCGCTTGTTAAATACGCAAACAACAAAGCCATTGCTGATAACGTCCTGAACATCCCGCATCCTTACACCGAAAAAGACGCGGTCTTCTGGCTCAATTTTGTGTTGCAAGGCTTTCAGCATAAAGAGCGTTTTGTTTTTGCTATCGTGCAAAAAGAAGGCAGCGAATTTATTGGTGCCATCGGCTTGCACCCGGCCGGTAAACACGACAATGCGGAGATGGGTTATTGGCTCGGCGAACCTTTTTGGGGCGGAGGCCTTATGACGGAAGCCGCAGGTGTTGTATTGAAATTTGGCTTTGAAGAACTGAACCTTCACAAAATTTACGCAACGCACTTTACCGACAACATCGCTTCGGGAAAAGTGATGGTGAACAACGGCATGATCAAAGAAGGCGAACTGAAAGACCAGTACAAAGTGGGTGATGTTTATAAAAGCGTTATTCAATACCGGTTGCTGAAAAACGAATGGGCAGAAATGGCCAATGCTTCACATGCATAA
- a CDS encoding beta-N-acetylhexosaminidase, producing the protein MKKFRLLLLTALFAPAAFAQSPRIAIIPEPVSLTTKPGQFILPKSISIEAPANAELKTTTAFLQKMLSTATGYNVSISNTSAAAAVRLQLNKTSNPTLGTEGYQINVSSNGAVLKANTPVGLFYAAQTLIQLLPPQIESVEKQSNVQWSLPFVDITDYPRFGWRGLMFDVARHFFTKEEVKHFIDDMVRYKYNLLHLHLADDEGWRIQINSLPKLTEVGAWNVKKEGYFGTFSPPTPDEPRTYGGFYTQDDIREIVQYAKERFVNVLPEIDMPAHCLAAIASYPELSCTEGADKYRVRSGEQIMDWSHGAPPIAMVDNVLCPANEKVYEFADKVMTELATLFPFEYIHVGGDEAPHNFWEKDPQIKTLMNREGLKTMDAVQGYFERRLEKIVASKGKKMIGWDEVLDAGVSKSTAIMSWRGVKNGIEAAKQGHDVVMTPTTYAYLDYMQADPVIESRIYASLRLNKTYEFDPVSEGVDAARIKGGQGNLWTEQVYNYRQVQYMLWPRAFALAEDFWSPKNKKNWDDFFARTEQHFARYNEAEKKYAPSVYDPIFTVTRGADSTVRIALETEVKGLDIYYSFDNSFPDRFYPKYTAPLTPPKDAAQLKVVTYRGKQQVGRINVMAAEEWKRRAGLKK; encoded by the coding sequence ATGAAAAAATTTCGCTTGCTTCTTCTTACCGCACTTTTTGCACCGGCCGCATTTGCCCAATCGCCGCGCATTGCCATTATTCCCGAACCGGTGTCGTTGACAACAAAGCCCGGTCAATTTATTCTTCCAAAATCCATCAGCATTGAAGCGCCTGCGAATGCAGAACTAAAAACCACAACAGCCTTTCTGCAAAAAATGTTGTCAACGGCAACGGGCTACAACGTTTCTATTAGCAATACTTCTGCGGCCGCTGCCGTTCGGCTTCAACTCAACAAAACGTCAAACCCAACGCTTGGCACTGAAGGCTATCAAATCAATGTTTCTTCCAACGGTGCTGTGCTTAAAGCCAATACACCGGTCGGCTTGTTCTATGCCGCGCAAACACTTATTCAACTCTTGCCGCCACAAATTGAAAGCGTCGAAAAGCAAAGCAACGTGCAATGGTCTTTGCCCTTTGTTGACATTACCGATTATCCCCGCTTTGGCTGGCGCGGATTGATGTTCGACGTTGCACGCCACTTCTTCACCAAGGAAGAAGTGAAACATTTTATTGACGACATGGTGCGCTACAAATACAATCTTCTGCACCTCCATCTTGCCGACGACGAAGGCTGGCGCATTCAAATAAACAGTCTGCCAAAGCTTACCGAAGTAGGCGCCTGGAACGTGAAGAAGGAAGGTTATTTTGGCACCTTTTCACCGCCCACACCCGACGAGCCGCGGACCTACGGCGGCTTTTACACACAAGACGACATTCGCGAGATTGTGCAATACGCCAAAGAACGTTTTGTGAACGTGCTGCCTGAAATTGACATGCCTGCTCACTGTCTTGCAGCCATTGCATCTTACCCTGAACTCTCCTGTACTGAAGGCGCTGATAAGTATCGTGTGCGTTCCGGCGAACAAATCATGGACTGGAGCCACGGTGCGCCGCCCATTGCGATGGTGGACAACGTGCTTTGTCCCGCGAATGAAAAAGTGTATGAATTTGCTGATAAAGTAATGACCGAATTGGCTACGCTGTTTCCCTTCGAATACATTCACGTTGGCGGCGATGAAGCCCCGCACAACTTCTGGGAAAAAGATCCGCAGATAAAAACACTCATGAACCGCGAAGGCTTAAAAACAATGGACGCGGTGCAAGGTTATTTTGAAAGACGATTGGAAAAAATTGTCGCGTCGAAAGGAAAGAAGATGATTGGCTGGGACGAAGTGCTGGATGCCGGCGTAAGCAAGAGCACGGCCATCATGAGTTGGCGCGGGGTGAAGAACGGCATTGAAGCCGCGAAGCAGGGTCACGACGTGGTGATGACGCCAACAACCTACGCTTACCTCGATTACATGCAGGCCGACCCCGTGATTGAGAGCCGCATTTATGCCTCTTTGCGGTTGAACAAAACATACGAATTTGACCCGGTGTCCGAAGGCGTTGACGCGGCCCGCATCAAGGGCGGGCAAGGCAATTTGTGGACGGAACAAGTGTACAACTACCGTCAGGTGCAGTACATGTTGTGGCCAAGAGCTTTTGCATTAGCAGAGGATTTCTGGTCGCCAAAGAACAAGAAGAATTGGGACGATTTTTTTGCCCGCACCGAACAGCATTTTGCCCGTTACAACGAAGCCGAAAAAAAATACGCACCGAGTGTGTACGATCCAATCTTCACCGTCACTCGCGGCGCCGACAGCACGGTACGCATTGCGCTGGAAACCGAAGTGAAAGGGCTTGATATTTATTACAGCTTTGATAATTCTTTTCCCGACCGTTTTTACCCGAAGTACACTGCACCGTTAACGCCGCCGAAGGATGCGGCGCAACTTAAAGTTGTGACGTATCGCGGCAAGCAACAAGTGGGAAGAATAAACGTGATGGCGGCGGAGGAATGGAAGCGGCGTGCGGGACTAAAGAAATAG
- a CDS encoding thioester domain-containing protein: MKQLILYLLAFTPFVISCKKESGTGDTVDTTSGGSSNGQTGGVNEPGYGPSTAPFTAPAWKLPDGVELVDSLHDLNFCFYMSTPPHFEEFKNFRGLPGGVAQLCGTLRNKTNLPITIHFPDALVVSSSSLMSQGVLLLFIGDVTLTPGSTKTIMAGGFCINQSRHAPSPYDEDGNILSYSLGPSVIPPALNEIKDILKPKNLGYQNVLKADGKPDTDKVSKLSVIQAAIWEVTDGGGLTEGTRKKLKDLTF; the protein is encoded by the coding sequence ATGAAACAGCTTATACTCTACCTGCTCGCATTCACACCGTTCGTTATCTCTTGCAAAAAAGAAAGCGGGACCGGTGACACGGTTGACACTACATCCGGCGGTTCGTCAAACGGACAAACCGGGGGCGTGAATGAGCCCGGTTATGGTCCATCTACCGCACCGTTTACCGCACCCGCCTGGAAACTGCCTGACGGCGTAGAATTGGTGGACAGCCTGCACGATCTTAATTTTTGTTTTTACATGAGTACACCGCCGCATTTTGAAGAATTCAAAAACTTTCGCGGCCTGCCCGGCGGCGTGGCGCAGCTTTGCGGTACGCTGCGCAATAAAACCAATTTACCCATCACCATCCACTTTCCCGATGCGCTGGTGGTTAGCAGCAGCAGCCTGATGTCGCAAGGCGTACTGCTTTTGTTTATCGGCGACGTTACGCTTACACCTGGCAGCACAAAAACCATCATGGCCGGCGGCTTCTGCATCAACCAGTCCCGCCACGCACCAAGCCCTTATGACGAAGACGGAAACATTCTTTCGTATTCGCTTGGTCCGTCCGTGATACCGCCAGCGTTGAATGAAATAAAAGACATTCTGAAGCCAAAGAATCTGGGTTATCAAAACGTGTTGAAGGCCGATGGCAAACCCGACACAGACAAGGTGTCAAAACTTTCGGTAATACAAGCGGCGATTTGGGAAGTAACGGACGGCGGAGGATTGACCGAAGGCACGCGGAAAAAATTAAAAGACCTGACGTTTTAA
- a CDS encoding cold-shock protein, whose product MDNKNTGTVKFFNADKGFGFIKHDNENKETFVHSSGLIDQIKEGDHVEFNLQNGKKGMNAVDVKLI is encoded by the coding sequence ATGGACAACAAAAACACAGGCACCGTAAAATTTTTCAACGCAGATAAAGGCTTTGGCTTTATTAAACACGACAACGAAAACAAGGAAACATTTGTACACAGCAGCGGCCTTATTGACCAGATCAAAGAAGGCGATCATGTAGAGTTTAACCTGCAGAACGGCAAGAAGGGAATGAACGCCGTGGACGTAAAGCTGATTTAA
- a CDS encoding excinuclease ABC subunit UvrA, with protein sequence MSKQNSPLHDGFVHVRGAREHNLKNVSLKIPRDALVVFTGVSGSGKSSLAFGTLYAEAQRRYLESVSPYARRLFHQMPVPVVDEVEGLPPAVALQQQRGGTSTRSSVGSVTTISNLLRMLYSRAGDYPKGQGIIYAEAFSPNTAEGACPQCSGLGRVYDATEESMVPDQNLTIRERAIAAWPTAWGGQNLRDILITLGYNVDKPWKELPKKDRDWILFTDEQPQVPVYPGFTHEEVKRAVKQKMPPGYTGTFSSARRNLFYTFTNTQSAQMKKRVQQFMVSSECPMCGGKRLRKESLSIKFSGMDITEMSRQPLKKLLDIFKPCADGTADCIKAHHAAQHEEKAMVAQRIAEDLVARLNVLLDLGLGYLTLERSTPTLSPGELQRLRLATQVRSNLFGVVYVLDEPSAGLHPSDTEALLRALNKLKASGNSLFVVEHELDVIRAADWVVDVGPAAGEKGGEVLYSGPLEGLKDAKGSKTAKYLFKSWSLVVDGWPKESDTKQVNDKRTTKEIINQKERHIIGDPNNDQQPTANRSAIGWLKLQGVTRNNLNNLDAAFPLGVLTSVTGVSGSGKSSLVSAALVELVADYLGHEIETEEEEGELLHEETVQTLGGKITAGMEGIKRLVRVDQKPIGRTPRSNLATYTGLFDGVRKLFASTPTARSRRYDAGRFSFNVGKGRCENCEGEGFVMVELLFLPSVYAPCPVCGGTRYNTKTLEVKYKDKNIADVLRMTVDEALAFFNEDPIIHRALQMLHEVGLGYLRLGQPATELSGGEAQRIKLATELQRLGKGNTLYVLDEPTTGLHPSDVEKLVVQLNRLVDAGNTVIVVEHDMHVIAQSDWVIDIGPGAGEEGGRIVTQGTPQEVANAKESKTAVYLKRELAF encoded by the coding sequence ATGTCAAAGCAAAACTCTCCTCTTCACGACGGCTTTGTGCACGTACGCGGTGCTCGGGAACACAACCTCAAAAACGTTTCTCTAAAAATTCCAAGAGATGCGCTGGTGGTCTTCACCGGCGTTTCGGGTTCGGGCAAAAGTTCGCTGGCCTTTGGCACTTTGTACGCCGAGGCGCAGCGCCGTTACCTCGAAAGCGTGAGCCCTTACGCACGGCGGCTCTTTCACCAAATGCCCGTGCCGGTTGTGGATGAAGTGGAAGGCTTGCCGCCGGCTGTGGCGCTGCAACAACAACGCGGCGGCACCAGCACACGTTCGTCGGTGGGTTCGGTAACTACCATCTCCAATCTTTTGCGCATGTTGTATTCGCGTGCCGGCGATTATCCCAAAGGACAAGGCATTATTTACGCCGAAGCCTTTTCGCCCAACACGGCCGAAGGCGCCTGTCCGCAATGCAGCGGTTTGGGCCGCGTGTACGACGCCACCGAAGAAAGCATGGTGCCCGACCAAAACCTCACCATTCGCGAACGGGCCATTGCCGCTTGGCCTACGGCCTGGGGCGGACAAAACCTTCGCGACATTCTCATCACGCTTGGCTACAACGTGGACAAGCCCTGGAAAGAGTTGCCCAAGAAAGACCGCGACTGGATTCTCTTCACCGACGAACAACCGCAGGTGCCGGTGTACCCGGGGTTCACGCACGAAGAAGTCAAACGCGCCGTCAAACAAAAGATGCCGCCGGGTTATACGGGCACCTTCAGCAGCGCACGGCGCAACTTGTTTTACACGTTTACCAACACGCAAAGTGCGCAAATGAAAAAGCGTGTGCAGCAATTTATGGTGAGCAGCGAATGTCCAATGTGCGGCGGCAAGCGCTTGCGCAAGGAGTCTTTGTCAATTAAGTTTTCGGGCATGGACATTACGGAGATGTCGCGGCAACCCCTGAAAAAGTTGCTGGATATATTCAAGCCCTGTGCTGATGGTACGGCCGATTGCATCAAAGCGCATCACGCGGCGCAGCACGAAGAAAAAGCGATGGTGGCGCAACGCATTGCGGAAGATCTGGTGGCGCGTTTGAACGTGTTGCTGGATTTGGGTTTGGGTTACCTCACCCTGGAACGCAGCACGCCAACCTTATCGCCAGGTGAATTGCAACGCTTGCGGTTGGCAACGCAAGTGCGCAGCAATTTGTTTGGCGTTGTTTATGTGTTGGACGAACCTTCGGCGGGCTTGCATCCTTCAGACACAGAAGCGTTATTACGTGCATTGAATAAATTGAAAGCATCCGGTAATAGTTTGTTTGTGGTGGAGCATGAGTTGGACGTGATTCGTGCTGCGGATTGGGTAGTGGATGTTGGGCCAGCAGCGGGAGAAAAGGGTGGTGAGGTTTTGTACAGCGGGCCGTTGGAAGGATTGAAAGATGCGAAAGGTTCAAAGACGGCAAAGTATCTTTTTAAAAGTTGGTCGTTGGTCGTTGATGGTTGGCCGAAAGAGAGCGATACAAAACAGGTGAACGACAAACGGACAACAAAAGAAATTATCAATCAAAAAGAACGACACATTATCGGCGATCCGAACAACGACCAACAACCAACGGCCAACCGCTCTGCCATCGGCTGGCTCAAGTTGCAAGGCGTTACAAGAAACAACTTGAACAATCTTGATGCAGCCTTTCCACTTGGTGTGTTAACGAGTGTAACCGGTGTTTCGGGTTCGGGTAAATCGAGTTTGGTAAGTGCAGCGTTGGTGGAATTAGTAGCGGATTATTTGGGTCATGAAATAGAAACAGAAGAAGAGGAAGGCGAACTATTGCACGAAGAAACAGTACAAACACTCGGTGGAAAAATAACGGCGGGCATGGAAGGCATCAAACGACTTGTGCGTGTAGATCAAAAACCCATTGGCCGTACGCCGCGCAGTAACCTCGCAACTTATACGGGCTTGTTTGACGGTGTACGAAAACTTTTTGCATCAACGCCTACGGCAAGAAGCCGTCGTTACGATGCGGGAAGGTTTTCTTTCAACGTTGGTAAAGGCCGTTGCGAGAACTGCGAAGGCGAAGGCTTTGTGATGGTTGAGTTGTTGTTCTTACCAAGCGTGTATGCGCCTTGCCCGGTTTGCGGCGGCACACGTTACAATACGAAAACATTGGAGGTAAAATACAAGGACAAGAACATTGCTGATGTGCTTCGCATGACGGTTGATGAAGCACTTGCCTTCTTCAATGAAGACCCGATCATCCATCGTGCTTTGCAAATGTTGCACGAAGTAGGCCTTGGTTATTTGCGCCTCGGTCAACCCGCAACAGAACTTTCGGGCGGCGAAGCGCAACGCATCAAACTCGCAACAGAACTGCAACGCTTGGGCAAAGGCAATACGCTTTATGTTTTGGATGAACCAACAACGGGTTTGCATCCTTCCGATGTAGAAAAGTTGGTAGTGCAATTAAATCGTTTGGTAGATGCGGGCAACACCGTGATTGTGGTGGAACACGACATGCACGTGATTGCGCAAAGCGATTGGGTGATTGACATTGGTCCTGGCGCGGGTGAGGAAGGCGGACGAATTGTAACACAAGGTACACCGCAGGAAGTAGCGAATGCAAAAGAAAGCAAGACGGCGGTGTATTTGAAAAGAGAGTTGGCATTTTGA
- a CDS encoding SDR family oxidoreductase — MQDLKNKVAYITGGSKGIGFGIAQQLLSVGMRVAISGRNLNTVQKAATTLSNDSSKVLPLQSDVSHMASEAAAVKAVIEKFGQLDVLVANAGVGHFAPIDTLTDEAWHQTINTNLTGVFHSVKASIDALKASQGYIITVASLAGTNFFENGAAYNASKFGLVGFTQAIMLDLRKYGIKVSTVMPGSVATEFNDHKPTDADAWKIQPEDIGQIVVDLLQMHPRTLPSKVEVRPSKPAKG, encoded by the coding sequence ATGCAAGACTTAAAAAACAAAGTGGCGTATATAACCGGCGGTAGCAAAGGCATCGGCTTTGGCATTGCTCAACAACTCTTGTCTGTTGGAATGCGGGTCGCCATCTCCGGGAGAAACCTAAACACTGTGCAAAAAGCAGCGACAACGTTATCAAACGATTCATCAAAAGTTCTACCCTTGCAATCTGACGTAAGCCACATGGCCTCCGAAGCAGCAGCGGTAAAAGCCGTCATTGAAAAATTCGGGCAGTTGGATGTGTTGGTCGCCAACGCCGGCGTGGGACATTTTGCGCCCATCGATACGTTGACCGATGAAGCCTGGCACCAAACCATCAACACCAATCTCACGGGCGTTTTTCACAGCGTAAAAGCAAGCATCGATGCGTTGAAAGCATCGCAGGGTTACATCATTACCGTTGCCAGTTTGGCCGGTACAAATTTTTTTGAAAACGGCGCAGCCTACAATGCCAGCAAGTTTGGATTGGTGGGCTTTACGCAAGCCATCATGCTTGACTTGCGCAAATACGGTATCAAGGTTAGTACCGTCATGCCCGGCTCCGTGGCCACGGAGTTCAACGATCACAAACCAACCGACGCCGATGCCTGGAAGATTCAGCCGGAAGACATTGGCCAGATCGTCGTTGACCTTTTGCAAATGCATCCACGAACCTTGCCGAGTAAAGTAGAAGTGCGGCCTTCAAAACCGGCGAAAGGCTGA